A window of the Brassica oleracea var. oleracea cultivar TO1000 chromosome C1, BOL, whole genome shotgun sequence genome harbors these coding sequences:
- the LOC106327928 gene encoding uncharacterized protein LOC106327928 produces the protein MTSTEHTETLNAPELQIWNNAAFDDGDSNLTSAIEASWSNLNASFDSDCSKENQIPVSVSSSLKSSVSFSADDPIRSGKVKEKPHKTVKAKHADIDAEIEEVEKEMNRLSIRLESLRLEKAEQIARSIAIRGRIVPAKFMASQKPTVKFDTGVKPRTTPRRGVSLGPGEIYSAAKKSETVTPLQSAQNRRKSCFFKLPGIEEGNKAVTKGRGRSLSPRSRKAKMTAAAAAQKQAATTGGSKRAVKKEESVLSSIQPKKLFKEEEKRKPLKPGRVVASRYSLMSKTAEKDARKRSLPENEEKENHRSEKRRASDENRKSEGRVKKRWEIPSEVEVYCSGVSDETPLGKDLPKIRTLRGRVGESPRDSGAAKRVSELESKNRDFTFCQLLRFEE, from the coding sequence ATGACTTCAACTGAGCATACAGAGACGCTCAACGCTCCAGAACTTCAGATCTGGAACAACGCTGCTTTCGACGACGGCGATTCCAATCTCACTTCCGCCATCGAAGCTTCCTGGTCTAACCTCAACGCATCGTTCGATTCCGATTGTAGCAAGGAGAATCAGATTCCTGTTTCGGTTTCCTCTTCGCTCAAATCCTCAGTCTCCTTCTCCGCTGATGATCCGATTCGCTCCGGTAAAGTTAAAGAAAAGCCACACAAGACCGTGAAGGCGAAACATGCCGATATTGATGCAGAGATCGAGGAAGTAGAGAAGGAGATGAACCGGTTATCGATCAGACTGGAATCGCTCCGGTTAGAGAAGGCTGAGCAGATCGCAAGAAGCATCGCGATAAGAGGAAGAATCGTTCCGGCGAAGTTCATGGCGTCTCAGAAACCGACGGTGAAGTTCGACACAGGAGTGAAACCAAGAACAACCCCGCGTAGAGGCGTTAGTTTGGGTCCAGGGGAGATATACTCAGCCGCAAAGAAGTCGGAGACGGTGACTCCTCTTCAATCAGCTCAGAATCGGCGCAAGTCTTGTTTCTTCAAGCTTCCTGGGATCGAGGAAGGGAACAAGGCAGTGACGAAAGGTAGAGGACGAAGTCTGAGTCCTAGATCTCGCAAAGCTAAGATGACGGCGGCGGCGGCGGCTCAGAAGCAAGCAGCGACGACTGGTGGGTCAAAGAGAGCGGTGAAGAAAGAGGAAAGCGTTTTATCGTCGATCCAGCCTAAGAAGCTCTTCAAAGAAGAGGAAAAGAGGAAGCCTTTGAAGCCAGGAAGAGTGGTGGCTAGCAGGTACAGTCTGATGAGCAAGACGGCGGAGAAAGATGCGAGGAAACGTTCGTTGCCTGAGAACGAGGAGAAGGAGAATCACAGGTCGGAGAAGAGAAGAGCTTCTGATGAGAATAGGAAGAGTGAGGGGAGAGTGAAGAAGAGATGGGAGATTCCAAGTGAAGTTGAGGTGTATTGCAGTGGTGTGAGTGATGAGACTCCTTTAGGTAAAGACCTCCCTAAGATCAGAACGCTTCGTGGTCGTGTTGGGGAGAGCCCGCGTGACTCAGGGGCTGCTAAAAGAGTTTCCGAGTTGGAAAGCAAGAACCGTGATTTCACGTTTTGCCAGCTTCTGAGGTTTGAAGAATGA
- the LOC106293106 gene encoding uncharacterized protein LOC106293106, translated as MCYLNKVWIAASFVAAQGNPDHGVKLKTGLSSAHHLQRRLSSDIRPLSATADPVDGPRVEERRVTSSSTPDESLRQIMYLNCWSQG; from the coding sequence ATGTGTTATCTGAACAAGGTTTGGATTGCAGCATCGTTTGTGGCTGCTCAAGGAAACCCCGATCACGGCGTGAAGTTGAAAACCGGGCTCAGCTCCGCACACCACCTACAACGCCGGCTTTCCTCCGATATCCGCCCTCTCTCCGCCACAGCTGACCCCGTAGATGGTCCGCGTGTAGAAGAAAGACGGGTTACCTCTTCTTCCACTCCCGATGAATCTCTCCGTCAGATCATGTACCTCAACTGCTGGAGCCAAGGCTAA
- the LOC106332595 gene encoding uncharacterized protein LOC106332595, with protein MKNATNIQHYLLRDSSFWDVKEDQKGSWIWRKLLKLRDIAYPFLKNGNAAFFWFDNWLDQGKLIDITGDAGTIHLGVPRNARVGDIVSNGCWSIRGRRGRLFPSLIRQINEAPVPCSENGKDLTLWRHSDDQFKDSFSTSETWQQIRYKREIVPWSKVVWFTHGIPRYSFMTWLAVKNMLSTGERMRNWGVNQHCTLCGKPDETRDHLFFACPYSYTVWDNMAERLLGRRMNPDWSVTLLFIQRTRAPSLDSVLVRLVFQLTIYSLWRERNGRRHQQPWSTTAQMTRLIDRTIRNRISSLKYRRGHKLEGLLRRWFEVSP; from the coding sequence CATTATCTACTCCGAGACAGCTCTTTTTGGGACGTAAAAGAGGATCAGAAGGGTTCTTGGATTTGGAGGAAACTCCTAAAGCTTAGAGACATTGCTTACCCTTTCTTGAAGAATGGTAATGCTGCATTCTTCTGGTTCGATAACTGGCTTGATCAGGGGAAGCTCATCGATATTACAGGCGACGCAGGTACAATACACCTTGGTGTTCCACGCAATGCTCGGGTTGGAGATATTGTTAGTAACGGTTGCTGGAGCATCAGGGGACGACGTGGGAGACTGTTCCCTTCCCTCATCCGTCAGATAAACGAAGCACCGGTTCCGTGCTCTGAGAATGGAAAGGACCTAACGCTTTGGAGACATTCTGATGATCAGTTCAAGGACTCTTTTTCCACTTCAGAAACTTGGCAGCAGATTAGATATAAGCGTGAGATAGTACCTTGGAGCAAGGTCGTGTGGTTCACGCATGGGATTCCTCGTTATAGTTTCATGACTTGGTTGGCCGTAAAGAATATGCTATCTACTGGAGAAAGAATGCGTAACTGGGGAGTCAATCAACATTGTACTCTGTGCGGGAAACCGGATGAGACTAGGGATCATCTATTTTTCGCCTGTCCCTACAGCTACACGGTTTGGGACAACATGGCAGAGCGCTTACTTGGTCGAAGGATGAATCCTGACTGGTCTGTTACTCTGCTGTTTATTCAGCGCACTCGTGCTCCATCTCTAGACTCGGTGTTGGTCAGACTGGTATTTCAACTGACTATTTACAGTCTCTGGAGGGAACGAAATGGGCGACGACACCAGCAGCCATGGTCTACAACAGCGCAGATGACGCGTCTTATTGATAGAACAATACGAAATCGAATTTCCTCCCTCAAGTATCGCCGGGGTCACAAGCTAGAAGGTCTTTTACGCAGATGGTTCGAAGTGTCACCTTGA
- the LOC106343733 gene encoding protein ULTRAPETALA 1 — protein sequence MSSSVVEEEEIQCGSTLFEQEELQEMSGVNVGGGYVEVMCGCTSHRYGDAVARLRVFPNGDLEITCECTPGCDEDKLTPAAFEKHSGRETARKWKNNVWVIVGGEKVPLSKTVLLKYYNEASKKLNRSNKSQGTKVFHRDEFVGCIECGKERRFRLRSRDECRLHHNAMADPNWKCSDFPYDKITCEAEEERGSRKVYKGCTRSPTCKGCTSCVCFGCELCRFSDCSCQTCVDFTSNVKA from the exons ATGTCGTCGAGTGTGGTGGAGGAGGAGGAGATACAATGTGGGTCTACGTTGTTCGAGCAAGAGGAGCTACAAGAGATGAGTGGGGTCAACGTTGGTGGCGGTTACGTTGAGGTCATGTGTGGTTGTACTAGCCACCGTTACGGCGATGCCGTTGCTAGGCTTAGGGTTTTTCCCAACGGAGATCTCGAAATCACCTGCGAATGCACGCCTGGATGTGACGAAG ACAAGTTAACACCAGCTGCGTTCGAGAAGCATTCTGGCAGAGAAACGGCTAGGAAATGGAAGAACAACGTGTGGGTTATCGTTGGAGGAGAAAAAGTTCCATTGTCAAAGACAGTATTGCTCAAATACTACAACGAAGCGTCAAAGAAATTGAATAGATCAAACAAATCACAAGGTACAAAGGTATTCCACAGAGATGAGTTTGTTGGGTGCATCGAATGCGGTAAAGAGAGGAGGTTCAGGTTGAGGAGCAGAGACGAATGCCGCTTGCACCACAACGCAATGGCTGATCCAAACTGGAAATGCTCAGACTTTCCATACGACAA GATAACATGTGAGGCAGAGGAAGAGAGAGGAAGCAGGAAGGTGTATAAAGGCTGCACACGTTCACCTACTTGCAAAGGCTGCACCTCTTGCGTCTGCTTTGGCTGCGAGTTATGCCGTTTCTCCGATTGTTCTTGCCAGACCTGCGTCGACTTCACCAGCAACGTCAAGGCATGA
- the LOC106295095 gene encoding uncharacterized protein LOC106295095: MTFYALSSSSFCHNTRIPAISFSHLSRNGVNKLTLAPPQFLNAGGSLRGEFPSVRLRVWTRCEKENAKNDDEAERFARRESTMPDRFRYLTKEVQDSPTRWPWFVELSNWRNAAFAILRLLGDLSKFALALVFHFIGDPITCLIAFVETAIYSIRSFYSGIVAYTPVRELTTVILLASSVLAIGETVAPNSISKQPYLVTLAGLLGYAVVHSYISEPFFWTVLVGLYGYSRLIKKRDHVTSALPCAAVLAGVGEPWVRVVAITGYLALAMYHHSTKTSSEEDRQSLGKAPPVPLLAAALAIGVRLAAKWAGYRHLTWMFV, from the exons ATGACGTTCTACGCTCTCTCTTCATCTTCCTTCTGCCACAATACTCGCATTCCTGCTATCAGCTTCTCTCATCTGTCTCGTAATGGTGTTAATAAACTTACACTTGCTCCACCACAGTTTTTGAATGCCGGCGGGAGCCTCCGTGGTGAGTTCCCGAGTGTGAGACTTAGGGTTTGGACGAGGTGCGAGAAAGAAAATGCAAAGAACGATGATGAAGCGGAGCGATTCGCGAGGCGAGAGAGCACGATGCCTGATAGATTCAGGTACTTGACCAAAGAAGTTCAAGACAGTCCTACTAGATGGCCTTGGTTCGTCG AACTATCCAACTGGAGAAACGCAGCTTTCGCTATCCTTAGATTACTTGGAGACCTTTCCAAGTTTGCATTGGCCCTCGTCTTCCACTTTATAGGCGATCCCATCACTTGTCTCATCGCTTTTGTTGAGACTGCAATCTACAGCATCCGGTCGTTCTACTCCGGGATTGTTGCATACACACCTGTGAGAGAGTTAACCACGGTGATCCTTCTTGCATCCTCTGTGCTTGCAATAGGAGAAACAGTTGCTCCAAACTCGATCAGCAAGCAGCCGTATTTAGTTACTCTTGCTGGTCTCTTGGGGTATGCAGTTGTGCATAGCTATATCTCAGAGCCATTCTTCTGGACTGTCTTGGTGGGTTTGTATGGATATTCGCGGTTGATAAAGAAGAGAGACCATGTGACCTCGGCGCTACCTTGTGCAGCTGTTCTGGCAGGAGTTGGGGAGCCTTGGGTGAGAGTTGTGGCAATCACAGGGTATTTAGCTCTAGCCATGTATCACCATTCAACTAAAACCTCATCTGAAGAAGATAGACAGAGCTTGGGGAAGGCGCCACCAGTGCCATTGTTGGCCGCAGCCTTGGCCATTGGCGTCCGGCTTGCTGCAAAGTGGGCTGGTTACAGGCACTTGACTTGGATGTTTGTTTGA